The following are encoded together in the Arcticibacterium luteifluviistationis genome:
- a CDS encoding HAL/PAL/TAL family ammonia-lyase gives MIRIGIKKLTLDDFESILFKNEKIELEEKALIKVEESFEFLKGFSKDKLIYGINTGFGPMAQYKVDEENLLDLQYNLIRSHCAGMGEPLDDLKIKSAMICRLNSLIQGYSGVHPEVVILLKDLINNDVYPQIFEHGGVGASGDLVQLAHLALNLIGEGEVKYKGTFRPTAEVYNELGLKPISVHLREGLALINGTSVMTGIGMLNLILAERAINWSLASSMMIIEMVESYSDHYSTELNAVKPHIGQQAVAAAMQKSLGSSKLIRKREEHLFNKEITKQEVLKDKVQEYYSIRCIPQILGPILDTFLYAKTVIENEANSVNDNPIVDKENQNIWHGGNFHGDYVSLEMDKLKIALTKLSVLSERQLNFLFNRNLNGILPPFVNLGKLGLNLGMQAAQFTATSTTAENQTLSNPMYVHSISCNNDNQDVVSMGTNSALICNKVINNTLQVLSIELLSIAQAIDALEIEDKLSENSKKVFDEVRTLVPKFVEDSILHQKLNKIISFVQVNNPAII, from the coding sequence ATGATTAGAATAGGTATTAAAAAGCTCACTTTAGATGATTTTGAATCAATATTATTTAAGAATGAGAAGATAGAATTAGAGGAAAAGGCTTTAATCAAAGTGGAAGAAAGCTTTGAGTTTCTGAAAGGGTTTTCAAAAGATAAACTTATTTATGGAATCAATACAGGTTTTGGCCCGATGGCTCAATATAAGGTTGACGAAGAAAACCTTTTAGACCTACAGTATAATCTAATAAGGAGCCATTGTGCAGGAATGGGTGAACCATTAGATGATTTGAAGATTAAATCGGCCATGATTTGTCGTTTGAACTCGTTAATTCAGGGTTATTCAGGAGTGCATCCAGAAGTTGTCATTCTTTTAAAAGACCTTATAAATAATGATGTCTATCCTCAGATTTTTGAACATGGTGGGGTAGGGGCCAGTGGTGATTTAGTGCAATTGGCTCATTTGGCTCTAAACTTAATAGGAGAGGGAGAAGTAAAGTATAAAGGTACTTTCAGACCAACGGCTGAGGTTTATAATGAACTTGGTTTGAAACCAATCTCTGTTCACCTTAGAGAAGGGCTTGCTTTGATAAACGGCACCTCTGTAATGACCGGAATAGGTATGCTGAATCTGATTTTGGCCGAAAGGGCTATTAATTGGAGTTTAGCCTCATCTATGATGATTATAGAAATGGTAGAGTCTTACAGCGACCATTATTCTACAGAGCTGAATGCCGTAAAACCACATATAGGACAGCAGGCCGTAGCTGCTGCCATGCAAAAGAGTCTGGGAAGCAGTAAGCTTATAAGAAAAAGAGAAGAACACCTTTTCAATAAAGAAATAACAAAACAAGAGGTTCTAAAAGATAAGGTGCAAGAGTATTATTCTATCAGATGTATTCCTCAAATATTAGGACCAATTTTAGATACTTTTTTGTATGCTAAAACCGTCATAGAAAATGAAGCCAATTCTGTCAATGACAATCCGATAGTAGATAAAGAAAATCAAAATATCTGGCATGGAGGTAATTTCCACGGCGACTATGTTTCGCTGGAAATGGATAAGTTGAAAATAGCTTTGACCAAACTCAGTGTTTTGTCCGAAAGACAGTTGAATTTTCTATTCAATAGAAATCTTAATGGTATTTTACCTCCTTTTGTAAATCTTGGTAAGTTAGGCTTAAACTTAGGTATGCAGGCGGCACAGTTTACGGCTACCTCAACTACAGCAGAAAATCAAACACTATCTAATCCGATGTACGTACACAGCATATCTTGCAATAATGATAATCAAGATGTGGTCAGCATGGGGACTAATTCGGCTTTGATATGTAATAAGGTTATTAATAATACGCTGCAGGTGCTTTCTATTGAGTTGCTGTCCATTGCTCAAGCCATTGATGCTTTAGAGATTGAAGATAAACTTTCAGAAAACTCGAAAAAGGTATTTGATGAAGTAAGGACTTTGGTGCCTAAATTCGTTGAAGACAGTATTTTGCATCAAAAACTAAATAAAATTATATCATTTGTTCAGGTAAATAATCCAGCTATTATATGA
- a CDS encoding 1-acyl-sn-glycerol-3-phosphate acyltransferase — MDFDLKEMSPYTDKDVSSVLPKILNDPLFAMISKYLWPETPLDVQIAKSKHIDTVLGFQKEFMHSAIRTITDRSSDGLTYTGTENLDPDESYLFIANHRDILLDSAILQTILVENGFDTTEITFGNNLMKEGFITQLGKLNRMFTVEREGTARELYQISQRLSAYIRNSLEKKKASVWIAQRAGRTKDGDDLTQTGLLKMLNISGTGTFEEKMAQLKIVPLSISYEYEPCVDLKVQETYLSSLHAKYIKAPDEDLMSIASGVMENKGKIHLAFGKQILMEDLIFETTKENEKIKLLAKQIDRQIYNNYQLCPVHYIAYDTLMGKETYKNEYSEAQKNDFMTYAEEKITTLEGDKDSLKSIFYALYANPLINQLKIKNGLF; from the coding sequence ATGGATTTTGATTTAAAAGAAATGAGCCCTTATACCGATAAGGATGTTTCTTCAGTATTACCTAAAATACTGAATGATCCATTGTTTGCGATGATCTCAAAATACCTTTGGCCAGAAACTCCTTTAGATGTTCAAATAGCAAAAAGCAAGCATATAGATACAGTTCTGGGTTTTCAAAAGGAATTCATGCACTCGGCTATAAGAACCATTACTGACCGTTCTTCCGATGGATTGACCTATACAGGAACAGAAAATCTTGACCCTGATGAGTCTTATTTATTCATAGCCAACCATAGAGATATTCTTTTAGACTCTGCCATTCTTCAGACTATTCTGGTAGAAAATGGTTTTGACACTACTGAAATCACTTTTGGTAATAACCTCATGAAAGAGGGTTTCATAACGCAACTGGGTAAACTAAACAGGATGTTTACCGTAGAGAGAGAAGGTACAGCCAGAGAGCTTTATCAAATATCTCAGCGGCTATCTGCTTACATCAGAAACTCTCTGGAGAAAAAAAAGGCTTCGGTATGGATAGCTCAGCGTGCTGGAAGAACAAAAGATGGTGATGATTTGACCCAAACAGGACTTTTGAAAATGTTAAACATCAGTGGAACTGGGACTTTTGAAGAAAAAATGGCTCAGCTTAAAATAGTGCCGCTTAGCATTTCTTATGAGTACGAACCTTGCGTCGATTTAAAAGTACAAGAAACGTATCTATCCTCTTTACACGCCAAATACATCAAAGCTCCGGATGAAGATTTAATGAGCATAGCATCTGGTGTTATGGAAAATAAAGGTAAAATTCATCTGGCTTTTGGTAAGCAAATATTGATGGAAGACCTGATTTTTGAAACAACAAAAGAAAACGAAAAAATCAAACTACTGGCCAAGCAAATAGACCGTCAGATATATAATAACTATCAACTTTGCCCTGTTCATTATATAGCGTATGACACGCTAATGGGTAAGGAGACTTATAAAAATGAATACTCCGAAGCTCAAAAAAACGATTTTATGACTTATGCTGAGGAAAAAATTACTACGCTAGAAGGAGATAAAGACTCTTTAAAAAGCATATTTTACGCACTTTACGCTAACCCTCTTATAAACCAATTAAAAATAAAGAATGGACTTTTTTAA
- a CDS encoding methyltransferase produces MDFFKDDKLTALESIEYAQWIAFAPMVFQASRLLRDKGILAVIQKNRKEGIGLEDICKELSLATYPVRVLLESGLGVGLVIRNNDKYSLTKTGHFLLTDELTKANMDFTHDVCYQALFHLEESLETGKPEGLKVLGDWPTVYEGLSELPEKVANSWFAFDHFYSDNAFNKVLPLVFKEKPKKLMDIGGNTGKWAISCGNYDSDVNVTIVDLPGQVTMAKKNIADNGLSDRISFYQTDLLNPDNALPKGHDAIWMSQFLDCFSDEEIVSILTRCHAALTDDGFVFIMEPFWDKQKFKASAFSLQQTSLYFTAVANGNSQMYESDVFLGFIKAAGLEVVEQIDNIGVCQTLLKCKKRKA; encoded by the coding sequence ATGGACTTTTTTAAGGACGACAAGCTAACAGCCTTAGAATCTATAGAATACGCTCAATGGATTGCTTTTGCTCCTATGGTTTTTCAAGCCAGTAGGTTATTGAGAGATAAAGGTATTCTAGCCGTGATTCAAAAAAATCGTAAAGAAGGCATTGGTCTTGAAGATATTTGCAAAGAACTTTCCTTAGCCACTTATCCTGTCCGTGTCTTATTAGAATCTGGCTTGGGAGTTGGCTTAGTTATTAGAAACAATGATAAGTATAGTCTGACTAAAACTGGTCATTTTCTATTAACAGATGAGCTTACTAAAGCAAACATGGATTTCACACACGATGTGTGCTACCAAGCTCTTTTTCATTTAGAGGAGTCATTAGAAACCGGAAAGCCTGAGGGCCTAAAGGTATTAGGAGACTGGCCTACAGTTTATGAAGGACTTTCAGAATTACCTGAAAAAGTAGCGAATAGCTGGTTTGCTTTTGACCATTTCTACTCTGATAATGCTTTCAATAAGGTATTGCCTTTGGTTTTTAAAGAGAAACCAAAAAAACTCATGGATATAGGTGGTAACACTGGAAAATGGGCGATAAGCTGCGGAAACTATGACAGTGATGTAAATGTCACCATAGTAGATTTACCAGGACAGGTTACCATGGCCAAAAAGAATATTGCCGACAATGGCCTTTCTGATAGAATTTCTTTTTACCAGACAGACTTACTAAACCCCGATAATGCTTTGCCAAAAGGGCATGATGCCATCTGGATGAGTCAGTTTTTAGACTGCTTCTCTGATGAAGAAATAGTTTCGATATTAACCAGATGTCATGCAGCATTGACTGATGACGGTTTCGTATTTATTATGGAGCCATTCTGGGACAAACAGAAGTTTAAAGCCAGTGCATTTTCACTGCAACAAACCTCCCTTTACTTTACTGCGGTAGCAAACGGAAACAGCCAAATGTATGAATCTGATGTATTTCTTGGTTTCATTAAAGCAGCTGGCTTAGAAGTGGTAGAGCAAATTGATAATATTGGTGTTTGTCAAACTTTGTTAAAGTGTAAAAAACGGAAAGCTTAA
- a CDS encoding DUF5686 and carboxypeptidase-like regulatory domain-containing protein — protein MRHILVLLLLLSNIAFGQSLYLSGKVKEVGSQKALQYVNVTIPGTTIGTATDSLGRFSINIENHQDAELRFSIIGHQTRSLDISELLSPVNVYLLPSTTTLNELIVRPGENPAWALLRKVHENADDNNPLKYKTFKADFYAKTKMHITDIERNPEKPKKDSTKKGYMNLLMLENIGGFYAKNGQQKEVVKHTISNLPKMFPVNLVFINSLNPLGFYEPYYRFRPTFSSSSANAPVFERNYVNPIKPGVFNQYDFQLTDTLITGQDSTFLVKFQPNQGKALDALKGYLKINSDGYALSYIEAQPADTIQALQFKITQAYSKAGDKWYPTTRKIDLDYPYEDKGRTAMLRMDFSTYFSNISDNIPNGEVYFDGTTRQIGNTAHEISKKEFDEIRPKELNEKEKITYAKWSFDNKPKLKKTVEIMEWPYKLIAPTGPVMLMFDQFGMNYHEKLRLGLGLQNNLTKNPRIGLRASAGYGLGDKSWKYRTSASFHITKDRYNKVTVYKRKDISPPGQQTYLGHNYLSPSARYIYFNPDGYLVDEFIKTGVAVYTRPIRWTWIKFYAENDDKKALNYQIDENTSTETNYRTYGFMLRFVPRESYVRQGIFETLGNRNYPVININAQKSFDRNSNSSFIKADFGITQQFRWKKIGTDILTLSAGYATGQIPYSYLFNNQGVERKLFGGNTNSFEAGDLTQYAYDQSITLNWIHSFGKNIFRLKTKWSQPEIAIGHRFAWSRLTTETNSSEIELKDFSNGNYEANLYLYNLVRLKVFGVYFGLGAKTAYNYSQDFIGTRRFVVRPTFSLALF, from the coding sequence ATGAGGCATATTTTAGTCCTACTTCTTTTACTCTCTAATATTGCCTTTGGTCAATCGCTTTATCTTAGCGGAAAAGTGAAAGAAGTAGGTTCTCAGAAAGCTCTTCAATATGTGAATGTAACCATTCCGGGAACCACCATTGGCACTGCTACAGACAGCCTTGGCCGTTTTTCTATCAATATTGAAAATCATCAAGATGCTGAACTACGTTTTTCTATCATTGGGCATCAAACCAGAAGCTTAGACATTTCTGAGCTACTTAGTCCTGTCAATGTTTATCTACTGCCAAGTACCACTACCCTTAATGAACTCATAGTAAGACCTGGCGAAAATCCTGCTTGGGCTTTACTCAGAAAAGTGCATGAAAATGCTGACGACAATAATCCTCTAAAATACAAGACTTTCAAAGCCGACTTTTATGCAAAAACCAAAATGCATATTACGGATATAGAAAGAAATCCAGAAAAGCCTAAAAAAGACAGCACAAAAAAGGGTTACATGAACCTACTGATGTTAGAAAACATTGGAGGTTTTTATGCCAAAAATGGGCAACAAAAAGAGGTAGTGAAGCATACCATTTCTAATTTACCAAAGATGTTTCCGGTAAACTTAGTGTTTATCAATTCCTTAAATCCTTTAGGTTTTTATGAGCCTTACTACCGTTTCAGACCTACGTTTAGTTCGTCTTCTGCTAACGCTCCTGTGTTTGAAAGGAATTATGTAAATCCCATAAAACCCGGCGTTTTTAATCAATATGACTTTCAATTGACCGATACCCTTATCACTGGTCAAGACAGCACTTTCTTGGTGAAATTTCAACCAAACCAAGGGAAGGCTTTAGATGCGTTAAAAGGTTATTTGAAGATAAATTCTGATGGTTACGCCCTTAGCTATATAGAAGCTCAGCCTGCCGATACTATACAGGCTCTTCAGTTTAAAATCACTCAGGCTTACAGTAAAGCAGGCGACAAATGGTACCCCACTACCAGAAAAATAGATTTGGACTACCCCTATGAAGACAAAGGCAGAACCGCCATGCTTCGTATGGACTTCTCTACTTACTTCTCTAATATTTCTGACAACATCCCAAATGGTGAAGTATACTTTGACGGAACCACAAGGCAAATTGGTAATACTGCCCACGAAATAAGCAAGAAAGAATTTGACGAAATTAGGCCCAAAGAACTCAACGAAAAAGAAAAAATAACCTATGCTAAATGGAGTTTTGACAATAAACCAAAGCTAAAAAAGACGGTAGAGATAATGGAATGGCCTTATAAACTCATAGCTCCTACTGGCCCTGTGATGCTGATGTTTGACCAGTTTGGCATGAACTATCATGAGAAACTACGCTTAGGTTTGGGTTTACAAAACAACCTGACTAAAAACCCGAGGATTGGCTTAAGAGCCAGTGCAGGCTATGGCTTAGGTGATAAATCTTGGAAATACAGAACCTCCGCCTCTTTTCATATCACAAAAGACAGGTATAATAAAGTCACAGTTTACAAAAGGAAAGACATCAGCCCTCCGGGCCAACAAACCTACCTTGGTCATAATTACCTAAGTCCATCTGCTAGGTATATCTATTTTAACCCTGATGGCTATTTGGTAGACGAATTTATAAAAACAGGCGTAGCCGTTTACACCAGACCTATACGCTGGACTTGGATTAAGTTTTATGCCGAAAACGACGATAAAAAAGCTCTGAATTATCAAATTGACGAGAATACAAGTACCGAAACCAATTACAGAACATACGGTTTTATGCTCCGCTTTGTTCCAAGAGAAAGCTATGTAAGACAAGGTATTTTTGAAACTTTAGGTAACAGAAACTATCCTGTAATAAACATCAATGCTCAAAAATCCTTTGACCGGAACAGTAACTCCTCTTTCATAAAAGCCGACTTTGGTATCACGCAGCAATTTCGCTGGAAAAAAATCGGAACAGATATCCTTACGCTTTCGGCTGGCTATGCTACGGGGCAAATCCCCTACTCCTACCTTTTTAATAATCAGGGAGTGGAAAGAAAGTTATTTGGAGGAAACACCAATAGTTTTGAAGCTGGCGACTTAACACAATACGCTTACGATCAATCTATCACACTAAACTGGATTCATAGTTTTGGTAAAAATATTTTCCGTTTAAAAACTAAATGGTCTCAGCCTGAAATAGCTATAGGACACAGATTTGCCTGGAGCAGATTAACCACCGAAACTAACTCTTCTGAAATTGAGCTTAAAGACTTCTCCAATGGAAATTATGAGGCAAACCTCTACCTCTATAACCTAGTCCGCCTAAAAGTATTCGGCGTTTATTTCGGCTTGGGAGCTAAAACAGCTTATAACTACTCACAAGACTTTATAGGCACCAGAAGGTTTGTGGTAAGGCCTACCTTTAGTTTAGCTTTATTTTAA
- a CDS encoding M16 family metallopeptidase produces the protein MKKEPTQFIKISVLLTALFLSGMIAVQAQSKQELKISKLEAKIDKIKAAMPNAPEEIKVEMPKAKKVVIPAPVKGASVEGITEYTLGNGMKVLLFPDQTQQTVTVNITYMVGSRHEGYGETGMAHLLEHMVFKGSTKHTDIPKELNEHGARPNGTTSVDRTNYYETFNATEENLKWALDLESDRMVNSFIKKEDLETEYTVVRNEFERGENNPNAVLSQRIVSAGFVWHNYGNSTIGSREDLERVPIDKLQDFYKKYYQPDNAILIVAGKIDPAETLKMVNEYFGGIPRPTRVLSDTYTKEPAQDTERNITLNRAGDVQYLGAMYHVPPGTHEDYAAVDVISDALASAPSGPLYKAMVDTKLASQVFGYARNLKEPGYSYFGAVVPKDKDIAEARNVFLSAIDKAVETGFTQEDVDRAKSQTAKYLGQVARDSEAFSKMLTEFIAQGDWRTFFLFRDAVENVTLEDVNRVAKKYFKSSNRTVGQFIPTEAPDRVNVPEAPNVAELVKDYKGREVEEITEVFEASTENIDSRNTTGKLSNGMEYALLSKGTRGNVVSASMTIRVGTKESLTGIGMTDNLTASMLMRGSKNLNRQAIKDKLGGMESSVSIGGGGNTISVGINTTKAHLSEVLAIVEDVLKNPAFDETEFSNLKTEMKTGLESQENEPMPLAQLVYRKTMSPYPKGDVRYVPSIPEQLEMLEDVTIDGMKDLHSKLYGMSNATVSIVGDFDKEQTLKELETRFGTWNNPTPFVRIASEYLPNPAGGTKIETPDKANSLMLTGINLKMKDTSPEYPAMYIANYLMGGGMLNSRLAVRLRQKDGISYSAGSQFSASSLDETGSFMAYAILAPENSVKAEAAIKEEINKVRSEGFTEEEFTKAKESLLQAHQLSRSKDGELAGKLNGYLYLDRKMSYDADFDKKMNATTLEEVNNVFRKYIDPSKLTLVKAGDFEKKFAEKPAEDSAPAGKVSGAE, from the coding sequence ATGAAAAAAGAACCGACACAATTTATAAAAATCAGTGTCTTGCTGACTGCTTTATTCCTCAGTGGAATGATAGCCGTACAGGCACAGAGTAAACAAGAACTTAAGATTTCTAAACTGGAAGCCAAGATTGACAAAATCAAGGCCGCAATGCCTAATGCTCCTGAAGAGATTAAGGTAGAAATGCCAAAAGCAAAGAAAGTAGTGATTCCAGCACCTGTCAAAGGGGCATCTGTAGAAGGTATTACAGAATACACTTTAGGCAATGGCATGAAGGTTTTACTTTTCCCAGACCAAACGCAGCAAACCGTAACTGTAAACATAACCTATATGGTGGGTAGCCGTCATGAAGGATATGGAGAAACGGGTATGGCTCACCTTTTAGAGCACATGGTTTTTAAGGGTTCTACCAAACATACAGATATTCCTAAGGAATTAAACGAGCATGGGGCTAGGCCAAATGGTACTACGTCTGTAGACAGAACAAATTACTACGAGACCTTTAACGCCACTGAAGAGAATTTAAAGTGGGCATTGGATTTAGAATCTGACAGGATGGTGAATTCTTTCATCAAAAAAGAAGATTTAGAAACCGAATATACGGTAGTAAGAAATGAGTTTGAAAGAGGTGAAAACAACCCAAACGCCGTACTTTCTCAGCGTATAGTTTCTGCGGGTTTTGTATGGCATAACTACGGGAACTCTACCATTGGTTCTAGAGAAGATTTGGAGCGTGTGCCGATTGATAAGCTTCAAGATTTTTACAAAAAGTACTATCAGCCAGATAACGCTATTTTGATAGTGGCAGGAAAAATTGACCCAGCCGAAACTTTGAAAATGGTAAATGAATATTTTGGTGGTATTCCAAGACCAACGAGAGTACTTAGCGACACTTATACTAAAGAGCCTGCCCAAGATACAGAGCGTAACATCACACTTAATCGTGCTGGCGATGTACAGTATTTAGGTGCTATGTACCATGTACCTCCAGGAACACATGAAGATTATGCCGCTGTTGATGTAATTTCTGATGCTTTGGCCTCTGCACCGTCAGGACCTTTGTATAAAGCAATGGTTGACACCAAATTAGCTTCACAAGTTTTTGGTTATGCCAGAAACTTAAAAGAGCCCGGTTATTCTTACTTTGGAGCGGTAGTTCCTAAAGACAAGGATATAGCGGAAGCTAGAAACGTGTTTTTATCGGCTATTGACAAAGCTGTAGAGACTGGCTTTACACAAGAAGATGTAGACAGAGCAAAATCTCAAACGGCTAAGTATTTAGGCCAAGTTGCTAGAGATTCAGAGGCTTTTTCTAAGATGTTGACAGAGTTTATAGCACAAGGCGACTGGAGAACTTTTTTCTTGTTTAGAGATGCGGTAGAAAATGTAACGTTAGAAGATGTTAACAGAGTAGCTAAGAAATACTTCAAAAGCTCAAACAGAACCGTAGGTCAATTTATACCTACAGAAGCACCAGACAGAGTAAACGTGCCTGAAGCACCAAACGTAGCCGAATTAGTAAAAGACTATAAAGGCAGAGAAGTAGAAGAAATTACAGAGGTTTTTGAAGCTTCTACGGAGAATATTGACAGCAGAAACACTACTGGAAAATTAAGCAACGGCATGGAATACGCTTTGCTTTCAAAAGGAACTAGAGGAAACGTAGTGTCCGCCAGCATGACCATAAGAGTAGGTACTAAAGAAAGCTTAACAGGCATAGGTATGACAGATAATCTTACGGCTTCTATGCTGATGAGAGGTTCTAAAAACCTGAACCGCCAGGCTATTAAAGACAAACTAGGCGGCATGGAAAGTTCTGTGAGTATTGGCGGTGGCGGAAACACCATTTCTGTAGGAATCAATACCACCAAAGCTCATTTATCAGAGGTTTTGGCCATAGTGGAAGATGTGCTTAAAAACCCAGCTTTTGACGAAACAGAATTTAGCAACCTAAAAACAGAGATGAAGACGGGTTTAGAGTCGCAAGAAAACGAACCGATGCCATTGGCTCAGTTGGTTTATAGAAAAACAATGAGTCCTTATCCTAAAGGTGATGTACGCTACGTACCGTCAATTCCTGAGCAATTAGAAATGCTGGAAGATGTAACTATAGATGGCATGAAAGACTTACACAGTAAACTTTACGGTATGTCTAATGCTACGGTTTCTATTGTTGGTGATTTTGACAAAGAGCAAACCTTGAAAGAATTAGAAACACGTTTTGGTACATGGAATAACCCAACGCCGTTTGTAAGAATTGCGAGCGAATACCTTCCTAACCCAGCTGGTGGCACTAAAATAGAAACTCCAGACAAAGCAAACTCGCTGATGTTGACAGGAATTAATCTTAAAATGAAGGACACTTCGCCAGAATATCCTGCTATGTATATTGCCAATTACCTAATGGGTGGAGGAATGTTAAATAGCCGTTTGGCAGTGAGACTACGTCAAAAAGATGGTATTTCTTATAGTGCCGGTTCTCAATTTTCAGCATCTTCTTTAGACGAGACAGGTTCTTTTATGGCCTACGCCATCTTAGCTCCTGAAAACTCAGTAAAAGCAGAAGCAGCCATCAAAGAAGAAATAAACAAAGTAAGAAGTGAAGGTTTTACGGAAGAGGAATTCACAAAAGCCAAAGAGAGTTTATTGCAAGCACACCAACTGTCTCGCTCTAAAGATGGCGAACTTGCTGGTAAACTTAATGGCTATCTGTACCTAGACAGAAAAATGAGTTATGATGCCGATTTTGACAAAAAAATGAATGCAACTACTTTGGAAGAAGTAAATAATGTATTCAGAAAATACATAGACCCATCAAAACTTACGCTAGTAAAAGCAGGTGATTTTGAGAAGAAATTTGCAGAAAAACCAGCCGAAGATTCTGCACCAGCAGGGAAAGTTTCTGGAGCGGAGTAA
- a CDS encoding carboxypeptidase-like regulatory domain-containing protein, producing the protein MHKAFIIKRVSVLLLFFAFQIGAKAQSNNILIFGRVVDGAKKPIPFATVYLNNTSFFSTTDSLGNYKIWVPTYLQKLELVAGFVGFKPGKVTLSQDGKSKKVLFRLESRTDLAEITVTAKRDRFWKRKWRIFEDGLLGDTPFASKCEILNPEVIKLDYDKTQSKVTAYSREPLLIINKALGYKLQVDVGFFESDGKLTYQATNKYFDSLEVNTVKDLKKIYKNRRRAYDNSFRNFLVSLVNGTTAENGFAIFQMKEIRNVYLGKVSLDDGSSNGFFHRAILRDLVQKDSLIDEYKLLTD; encoded by the coding sequence ATGCATAAAGCATTTATCATAAAAAGGGTAAGCGTTTTACTCTTATTTTTTGCATTTCAAATAGGGGCAAAGGCACAAAGCAATAACATTTTGATATTTGGGAGGGTAGTAGATGGTGCAAAAAAACCAATTCCTTTTGCAACAGTATACTTAAATAACACCTCTTTTTTTAGCACGACTGATAGCTTGGGTAATTACAAAATTTGGGTACCTACCTATCTGCAAAAATTAGAATTAGTGGCTGGTTTTGTTGGTTTTAAGCCTGGGAAAGTAACATTAAGCCAAGATGGGAAAAGTAAAAAAGTACTTTTCCGCCTAGAATCTAGAACAGACCTTGCTGAAATAACTGTTACCGCAAAAAGGGACAGGTTTTGGAAAAGAAAGTGGCGGATTTTTGAAGATGGGCTTTTGGGCGACACGCCTTTCGCTAGTAAATGTGAAATTTTAAATCCAGAAGTAATAAAATTAGATTATGACAAAACGCAATCGAAAGTAACGGCCTACTCTAGAGAGCCACTTTTGATTATTAATAAGGCCTTAGGCTATAAACTACAAGTTGATGTAGGATTTTTTGAATCGGATGGGAAGCTTACCTATCAAGCAACCAATAAGTATTTTGATAGCTTGGAAGTGAATACGGTAAAAGATTTAAAGAAAATTTATAAAAACCGCCGTCGTGCTTATGACAATTCTTTCCGAAATTTCTTGGTTTCATTAGTGAACGGAACTACGGCCGAAAATGGCTTCGCTATATTTCAGATGAAGGAAATCCGAAATGTTTATTTGGGAAAAGTGAGTTTGGATGATGGCTCATCTAATGGCTTTTTCCATAGAGCCATACTCAGAGATTTAGTACAAAAAGACAGCCTTATCGATGAATATAAGCTGCTTACAGATTAG
- a CDS encoding VOC family protein, which produces MKLGAFSISLAVKDIHKSKAFYEKLGFTYKGGNIDQNWIVLKNEHAVIGLFQGMFEDNIITFNPGWDGNAQELEEFDDVRAIQNQLSKMGIELTTIADENTTGPAHITLTDPDGNNILIDQHR; this is translated from the coding sequence ATGAAATTAGGAGCATTTTCAATTAGTCTTGCCGTAAAAGACATTCATAAATCTAAGGCCTTTTATGAGAAACTAGGGTTTACCTATAAAGGAGGAAACATTGACCAAAATTGGATTGTTCTCAAAAATGAGCATGCGGTCATAGGCCTTTTTCAAGGCATGTTTGAAGATAATATCATCACATTTAATCCTGGTTGGGATGGCAATGCACAGGAGCTAGAAGAATTTGATGATGTTAGAGCTATACAAAACCAACTAAGTAAAATGGGTATAGAACTAACAACTATAGCAGATGAAAATACCACCGGCCCAGCACATATCACCTTAACAGACCCAGACGGAAACAATATTCTTATAGACCAACATAGGTAA